In the Hordeum vulgare subsp. vulgare chromosome 7H, MorexV3_pseudomolecules_assembly, whole genome shotgun sequence genome, one interval contains:
- the LOC123409383 gene encoding probable calcium-binding protein CML16: protein MKKVFSRFETDGDGRISSSELAAVSRAIASPATESAGGREVASMMDELDTDRDGYVDLGEFAAFHGHGRGERELDAELRDAFDVYDINGDGHISDAELSKVVSRIGEGLLVLGVLASRAHTPRCAPSGCGGRR from the coding sequence ATGAAGAAGGTGTTCTCCCGCTTCGAAACGGACGGGGACGGCAGGATCTCGTCCTCGGAGCTGGCGGCCGTGTCGCGTGCCATCGCGTCGCCGGCCACCGAGTCGGCAGGGGGCCGGGAGGTGGCGTCCATGATGGACGAGCTCGACACCGACCGCGACGGCTACGTGGACCTCGGCGAGTTCGCCGCCTTCCACGGCCACGGCCGCGGGGAGCGCGAGCTGGACGCCGAGCTGCGCGATGCCTTCGACGTCTACGACATCAACGGCGACGGCCACATCTCCGACGCCGAGCTCAGCAAGGTCGTGTCCCGGATCGGCGAGGGTCTGCTTGTTCTTGGCGTGTTGGCGAGCAGAGCGCATACACCGCGGTGCGCCCCGAGTGGATGTGGTGGGAGGAGGTGA